A single genomic interval of Mycobacterium sp. DL592 harbors:
- a CDS encoding cell division protein FtsQ/DivIB: MTEPDPPQPPDAPEPTAGRDSASEDVQNVDLDEAETETAESGEAQPEEPDFEGPRRKARREREERRAAQTRAMAIEEARREAKRRVRSQHVEAPKQLGRGTVRGLRLLVWLIVLSVVAVGLGLILYFTPLMSARSLVVTGVGAVTRDEVIDAAKVQLGTPLLQINTDTVADRVAEIRRVASARVQREYPSTLRITIVERVPIVVKDYPDGPHLFDKDGVDFATAPPPPGLAYIDVDNPGPTDAPTRAALEVMTALSPEVVGQVSRVAAPSVASVTLTLTDGRTVVWGTTDRTAEKAEKLAALLTQPGRTYDVSSPDLPTVK, encoded by the coding sequence GTGACCGAGCCGGATCCGCCGCAGCCTCCCGACGCGCCCGAACCGACGGCTGGGCGCGACAGTGCGAGTGAGGACGTGCAGAACGTCGATCTCGACGAGGCCGAGACTGAGACCGCAGAGTCTGGCGAAGCCCAGCCCGAGGAGCCCGACTTCGAGGGACCTCGGCGCAAGGCCCGCCGGGAGCGTGAGGAGCGCCGCGCGGCGCAAACCAGGGCGATGGCGATCGAGGAGGCCCGCAGGGAGGCCAAGCGCCGGGTTCGCAGCCAGCACGTCGAGGCGCCGAAACAGTTGGGCCGCGGCACGGTTCGGGGGTTGCGGCTGCTGGTGTGGCTGATCGTGTTGAGTGTGGTCGCCGTCGGACTCGGCCTGATCCTGTACTTCACCCCGCTGATGTCGGCCCGCTCGCTGGTGGTGACCGGGGTCGGCGCGGTGACGCGCGACGAGGTCATCGACGCCGCGAAGGTCCAGCTCGGCACGCCGCTGCTGCAGATCAACACCGACACGGTGGCCGACCGGGTTGCCGAGATCCGCCGGGTGGCCAGCGCCCGGGTGCAGCGCGAGTACCCGTCGACCCTGCGTATCACGATCGTGGAGCGGGTCCCGATCGTGGTGAAGGACTATCCGGACGGCCCGCATCTGTTCGACAAGGACGGTGTGGACTTCGCGACCGCGCCGCCGCCGCCGGGCCTGGCCTACATCGATGTCGACAATCCCGGACCCACGGACGCACCGACGCGTGCGGCCCTGGAGGTGATGACGGCGCTGAGCCCGGAGGTGGTCGGTCAGGTCAGCCGGGTCGCCGCGCCGTCGGTGGCATCGGTGACTCTGACGCTCACCGACGGGCGGACTGTGGTGTGGGGGACCACCGACCGCACCGCGGAGAAGGCCGAGAAGCTCGCGGCGCTGCTGACCCAGCCGGGCCGTACCTATGACGTCTCGAGCCCGGATCTGCCGACCGTCAAGTAG
- the murC gene encoding UDP-N-acetylmuramate--L-alanine ligase, with the protein MSTAKALPPELARVHMVGIGGAGMSGIARILLDRGGLVSGSDAKESRGVVALQARGAQISIGHDAANLDLLPGGPTAVVTTHAAIPKTNPELVEAARRGIPVILRPVVLAKLMAGQRTLLVTGTHGKTTTTSMLIVALQHVGMDPSFAVGGDLGEAGTNAHNGSGDCFVAEADESDGSLLEYTPNVAVVTNVEADHLDYFGSAEAYSAVFDAFVQRLVPGGALVICADDPGAAALAERSAASGVRVLRYGSGPGDGLAGALVDWEQHGTGAVAHIQLAGESHQRVMRLAVPGRHMALNALAALLAALEVGAPIDEVLDGLAGFDGVRRRFELVGVAGGVKVFDDYAHHPTEVRAALTALRAIARQDRTGHPTITGARSIVVFQPHLYSRTKTFAREFGSALDTADEVFVLDVYAAREQPMPGISGATVAEHVSVPVHYVADFSAVAARVAASVGSGDVVVTMGAGDVTMLGPEIIAAIQDKAGREQR; encoded by the coding sequence ATGAGCACCGCCAAGGCACTGCCGCCGGAGCTGGCCCGGGTGCACATGGTCGGCATCGGCGGTGCCGGGATGTCGGGGATCGCGCGCATCCTGCTCGACCGCGGGGGGCTGGTGTCGGGCTCGGACGCCAAGGAGTCGCGCGGCGTGGTCGCACTGCAGGCCCGCGGCGCGCAGATCAGCATCGGCCATGACGCGGCGAACCTGGATCTGCTGCCCGGCGGTCCGACCGCGGTGGTCACCACCCACGCCGCGATCCCGAAGACCAACCCGGAGTTGGTCGAGGCCGCCCGGCGCGGGATCCCGGTGATCCTGCGCCCGGTGGTGCTGGCCAAGCTGATGGCCGGGCAGCGCACCTTGCTGGTGACTGGTACGCACGGTAAGACCACCACCACCTCGATGCTGATCGTCGCGTTGCAGCATGTCGGGATGGACCCGTCGTTCGCGGTCGGTGGTGACCTCGGGGAGGCAGGTACCAACGCGCACAACGGAAGTGGTGACTGTTTCGTCGCCGAGGCCGACGAGAGTGACGGCTCGCTGCTGGAATACACCCCGAACGTGGCGGTGGTGACCAATGTCGAGGCCGACCACCTGGATTACTTCGGCAGCGCGGAGGCCTACAGCGCGGTGTTCGACGCGTTCGTACAACGGCTGGTTCCGGGCGGTGCGCTGGTCATCTGCGCCGACGATCCCGGTGCGGCCGCGTTGGCCGAACGCAGCGCCGCCAGCGGTGTACGGGTGTTGCGCTACGGCAGCGGGCCGGGTGACGGTCTGGCCGGGGCACTGGTCGACTGGGAACAGCACGGCACCGGGGCAGTGGCCCACATCCAATTGGCGGGGGAGTCTCATCAGCGGGTGATGCGCCTGGCGGTGCCGGGCAGGCATATGGCGCTCAATGCGCTCGCTGCGCTGCTCGCGGCACTCGAGGTGGGCGCGCCGATCGACGAGGTGCTCGACGGATTGGCCGGTTTCGACGGTGTGCGTAGGCGTTTCGAGCTGGTCGGGGTGGCGGGCGGGGTGAAGGTGTTCGACGACTACGCCCATCACCCGACCGAGGTGCGCGCCGCGCTGACCGCGCTGCGCGCGATCGCCCGCCAGGACCGCACCGGCCACCCGACCATCACCGGGGCCCGCAGTATCGTGGTCTTCCAACCCCACTTATATTCGCGCACAAAGACTTTCGCGCGTGAGTTCGGTAGCGCGCTGGACACCGCCGACGAGGTGTTCGTGCTCGACGTCTACGCCGCCCGCGAGCAACCGATGCCCGGTATCAGCGGGGCCACCGTGGCCGAGCATGTCAGCGTGCCGGTGCACTACGTGGCGGATTTCTCCGCGGTCGCCGCACGGGTGGCGGCATCGGTGGGCAGCGGCGACGTCGTGGTCACCATGGGCGCCGGCGACGTGACGATGCTGGGTCCGGAGATCATCGCCGCGATCCAGGACAAGGCCGGCCGGGAGCAGCGGTGA
- a CDS encoding YggS family pyridoxal phosphate-dependent enzyme has translation MSDRESELAAALTGLRDRLAAAASAAGRDAADIELLPITKFFPASDVEILWRLGCRSFGESREQEASAKIAEVQTATGARDLHWHMVGQIQRNKAKSIAVWADTVHSLSTAKVAAALDRGVQQAIADGVRSTPVRVFLQISLDGDTARGGVDIGDRAGVDAMCDQIAGADGLRLVGLMAIPPLGADPDAAFSALAAEHQRVLGRHPQATELSAGMSGDLEAAVRHGSTCVRVGTALMGNRPLTSP, from the coding sequence ATGAGCGATCGCGAATCCGAACTCGCCGCGGCGCTGACCGGGCTGCGCGACAGGCTGGCCGCCGCGGCGTCGGCAGCGGGCCGCGATGCCGCCGACATCGAGCTGCTGCCGATCACCAAGTTCTTTCCGGCCAGCGATGTCGAGATTCTCTGGCGGCTGGGGTGCCGGTCCTTCGGCGAATCCCGTGAGCAGGAGGCGTCGGCCAAGATCGCCGAGGTGCAGACCGCGACCGGGGCGCGCGACCTGCACTGGCACATGGTCGGCCAGATTCAGCGCAACAAAGCCAAAAGCATTGCGGTGTGGGCGGATACGGTCCACTCGCTGTCGACGGCCAAGGTGGCCGCCGCGCTGGATCGCGGTGTGCAGCAGGCGATCGCTGACGGGGTGCGGTCCACGCCGGTGCGGGTGTTCCTGCAGATCAGCCTCGACGGGGACACGGCGCGCGGCGGCGTCGACATCGGCGATCGGGCCGGGGTTGACGCGATGTGCGATCAGATCGCAGGCGCCGACGGGCTGCGACTGGTCGGGCTGATGGCGATCCCGCCACTGGGCGCCGATCCCGACGCCGCATTCTCGGCGCTGGCCGCCGAACACCAGCGGGTACTGGGCCGCCATCCGCAGGCCACCGAGCTGTCCGCGGGCATGTCGGGCGATCTGGAAGCCGCCGTGCGACACGGATCAACGTGTGTGCGTGTCGGTACAGCGCTTATGGGAAATCGTCCTCTAACGTCTCCCTGA
- the ftsZ gene encoding cell division protein FtsZ has translation MTPPHNYLAVIKVVGIGGGGVNAVNRMIEQGLKGVEFIAINTDAQALLMSDADVKLDVGRDSTRGLGAGADPEVGRKAAEDAKDEIEELLRGADMVFVTAGEGGGTGTGGAPVVATIARKLGALTVGVVTRPFSFEGKRRSNQAEAGIQALRESCDTLIVIPNDRLLQMGDAQVSLMDAFRSADEVLLNGVQGITDLITTPGLINVDFADVKGIMSGAGTALMGIGSARGDGRALKAAEIAINSPLLEASMEGAQGVLMSIAGGSDLGLFEINEAASLVQDAAHVDANIIFGTVIDDSLGDEVRVTVIAAGFDAAGPSRKPVVGSGSTIAAGAAGKLSSSLFDPIDAVSVPVHTNGATVSIGGDDGGIADDDVDVPPFMRH, from the coding sequence ATGACCCCCCCGCATAACTACCTGGCCGTGATCAAGGTCGTTGGCATCGGCGGCGGCGGCGTCAACGCCGTCAACCGCATGATCGAGCAGGGCCTCAAGGGTGTCGAGTTCATCGCCATCAACACTGACGCCCAGGCGCTGTTGATGAGCGACGCCGACGTCAAGCTCGACGTCGGACGTGACTCCACCCGCGGCCTCGGTGCCGGCGCCGACCCCGAGGTGGGCCGCAAGGCCGCGGAGGACGCCAAGGACGAGATCGAAGAGCTGCTGCGCGGCGCCGACATGGTCTTCGTGACCGCAGGCGAGGGCGGCGGCACCGGAACCGGCGGCGCGCCCGTCGTGGCGACCATCGCCCGCAAGCTCGGCGCACTGACCGTCGGCGTGGTCACCCGGCCGTTCTCCTTCGAGGGCAAGCGCCGGTCCAACCAGGCCGAGGCCGGTATCCAAGCGCTGCGCGAGAGCTGCGACACCCTGATCGTCATCCCCAACGACCGGCTGCTGCAGATGGGCGATGCCCAGGTCTCGCTGATGGACGCCTTCCGCAGCGCTGACGAGGTGCTGCTCAACGGCGTGCAGGGCATCACCGACCTGATCACCACCCCGGGCCTGATCAACGTCGACTTCGCCGACGTCAAGGGCATCATGAGCGGTGCGGGTACCGCGTTGATGGGCATCGGTTCGGCCCGCGGCGACGGTCGCGCGCTCAAGGCCGCCGAGATCGCCATCAACTCCCCGCTGCTGGAAGCCTCGATGGAAGGCGCCCAGGGCGTACTGATGTCGATCGCCGGCGGCAGCGACCTCGGGCTGTTCGAGATCAACGAGGCCGCCTCGCTGGTCCAGGACGCCGCCCACGTCGACGCCAACATCATCTTCGGCACCGTGATCGACGACTCGCTGGGCGACGAGGTCCGGGTGACGGTCATCGCCGCCGGCTTCGACGCCGCCGGACCCAGCCGCAAGCCGGTGGTCGGTTCGGGCTCCACGATCGCCGCGGGTGCCGCGGGCAAGCTCAGCTCCTCGCTGTTCGACCCGATCGACGCGGTGAGCGTGCCGGTGCACACCAACGGTGCGACGGTCAGCATCGGCGGAGACGACGGCGGCATCGCCGATGACGATGTCGACGTGCCGCCCTTCATGCGGCACTGA
- a CDS encoding cell division protein SepF codes for MSTLHKVKAYFGMAPMDDYDDEYYDDDDRGTARGGYARRGERFADEGYERAGRYDDREPRAAREYDDPRGEYDAPATGGFRSYADEPRFRPREFDDMPRPSRFGSLRGSTRGALAMDPRRMAELFEAGSPMSKITTLRPKDYSEARTIGERFRDGQPVIMDLVSMDNADAKRLVDFAAGLAFALRGSFDKVATKVFLLSPADVDVTAEERRRIAEAGFYSYQ; via the coding sequence ATGAGCACTCTCCACAAGGTCAAGGCCTACTTCGGGATGGCCCCGATGGACGATTACGACGACGAGTACTACGACGACGACGACCGCGGCACCGCCCGCGGCGGATACGCCCGTCGCGGTGAGCGTTTCGCCGACGAAGGCTACGAGCGCGCCGGTCGTTACGACGACCGCGAGCCGCGCGCCGCCCGTGAATACGACGACCCGCGCGGCGAGTACGACGCCCCGGCCACCGGCGGGTTCCGCAGCTACGCCGACGAGCCGCGGTTCCGCCCGCGTGAGTTCGACGACATGCCGCGCCCCTCGCGGTTCGGTTCCCTGCGCGGGTCGACCCGCGGCGCCCTGGCGATGGACCCTCGCCGGATGGCCGAACTGTTCGAGGCCGGCAGCCCGATGTCGAAGATCACCACGCTGCGCCCCAAGGACTACAGCGAGGCCCGCACCATCGGCGAGCGTTTCCGTGACGGCCAGCCGGTGATCATGGACCTGGTCTCGATGGACAACGCCGACGCCAAGCGTCTGGTGGATTTCGCCGCCGGCCTGGCCTTCGCCCTGCGCGGCTCGTTCGACAAGGTCGCCACCAAGGTGTTCCTGCTTTCTCCGGCCGATGTCGACGTCACCGCCGAGGAGCGCCGCCGCATCGCTGAAGCCGGCTTCTACAGCTATCAGTGA
- the pgeF gene encoding peptidoglycan editing factor PgeF: MTVRIRRVTTTRAGGASKPPFDTFNLGDHVGDDPAAVAANRARLAKAIGLPPDHVVWMNQVHGDHLEVVAEPRTDPLPDTDALLTSTPGLALAVVTADCVPVLMGDARAGVVAAVHAGRVGAADGVVLRTLEAMLAAGARTEDISVLLGPAVSGANYEVPDQMAADVEARLPGSRTRTARGTAGLDLRAGIVRQLRDAGVTSVDVDPRCTVADKNLFSHRRGAPTGRLACLVWME, translated from the coding sequence GTGACTGTTCGCATTCGCCGCGTGACCACCACCCGGGCCGGCGGGGCGTCCAAGCCGCCGTTCGACACCTTCAATCTCGGTGACCACGTCGGTGACGATCCCGCCGCGGTGGCGGCCAACCGGGCGAGGCTGGCGAAAGCCATCGGCTTACCTCCCGACCATGTGGTGTGGATGAATCAGGTGCACGGTGACCACCTCGAGGTCGTCGCCGAACCCCGCACCGACCCGCTGCCCGACACCGATGCACTCCTGACCTCCACGCCCGGGCTTGCGCTGGCGGTGGTGACGGCCGACTGCGTGCCGGTGCTGATGGGCGACGCCCGCGCCGGCGTCGTCGCCGCGGTGCATGCGGGACGGGTCGGGGCCGCCGACGGTGTCGTGCTGCGCACGCTGGAAGCCATGCTGGCCGCGGGTGCGCGCACCGAAGACATCTCCGTGCTGCTCGGGCCCGCTGTCAGCGGCGCCAACTACGAGGTGCCCGACCAGATGGCCGCCGACGTCGAGGCCCGCCTGCCGGGTAGTCGCACCCGAACGGCACGGGGGACCGCCGGGCTGGACCTGCGGGCCGGGATCGTCCGGCAATTGCGCGACGCCGGGGTCACGTCCGTCGACGTCGACCCGCGGTGCACCGTCGCCGACAAGAATTTGTTCAGCCATCGCCGGGGCGCACCGACCGGCCGGCTCGCTTGCCTGGTGTGGATGGAATGA